The Phoenix dactylifera cultivar Barhee BC4 chromosome 17, palm_55x_up_171113_PBpolish2nd_filt_p, whole genome shotgun sequence genome contains a region encoding:
- the LOC103705503 gene encoding uncharacterized protein LOC103705503 isoform X2, whose amino-acid sequence MEGRLRRYGNQTSPERTKVWVEPPPKHHHQHQHQQQQQQQQQQQQGRKIPVVYYLCRNRHLEHPHFIEVPVSSLEGLYLRDVINRLNVLRGKRMASMYSWSCKRSYKNGFVWHDLSEDDLVLPGQNNEYVLKGSELLDQSPPDRHHRGIGDPKVQNQKHPQQESPTSYRTHEASSSSSSPPTVVKEAKLSQYPRMPPPLQEGELSPARPGSSGNLSPDPGGRITPSSEMGSPSLAEYRIFKPIGAQDAATQTDDNGGGKARRPNTRTAGVSTEDVSFGAELDGIGGHRHNRSPRSKERLEIGRDEISPPLTSSVASSLGGKMDTLENLIRAEAATRMKSFRIIEDEEVLAPMRAKLKATNLLMQLISCGSISVKGHHHSFGFVPTYRPRFTQANFTLPMFSNPMVLGELDCRSDNSRAPGLRLEEKEYFGRTLIEDKKHKEEMGASSSDEDSVN is encoded by the exons ATGGAAGGACGACTTAGAAGATATGGAAACCAAACTAGTCCAGAGAGAACCAAAGTTTGGGTGGAGCCACCACCAAAACACCACCACCAGCACCAACaccaacagcagcagcagcagcagcagcagcagcagcagggtAGAAAGATCCCGGTGGTGTATTATCTTTGCCGGAACCGCCACCTTGAGCACCCCCACTTCATTGAAGTTCCTGTCTCCTCTCTCGAAGGTCTCTACCTCAGAG atGTGATCAATAGGCTGAATGTGCTAAGAGGAAAACGAATGGCTTCCATGTATTCATGGTCTTGCAAGAG GAGTTACAAGAATGGATTTGTGTGGCACGACCTCTCGGAGGACGATCTGGTACTCCCGGGCCAGAACAATGAGTATGTCCTCAAGGGCTCCGAGCTCCTGGATCAGTCCCCTCCAG ATCGGCACCACCGCGGCATTGGCGACCCGAAGGTGCAGAACCAGAAGCACCCTCAGCAAGAATCCCCCACCTCTTATAGAACCCACgaagcctcctcctcttcctcctctccccccACAGTGGTCAAGGAGGCGAAGCTTTCCCAGTACCCGCGGATGCCGCCGCCCCTACAAGAAGGCGAGCTGTCGCCTGCCAGGCCGGGCTCCTCCGGGAACCTCTCCCCGGATCCCGGCGGCAGAATTACCCCTTCGTCGGAGATGGGCTCCCCGAGCCTCGCCGAGTACCGGATCTTCAAGCCAATTGGAGCTCAGGATGCTGCCACCCAAACCGATGACAATGGTGGAGGGAAGGCCCGTCGACCGAATACCCGCACCGCCGGCGTCTCCACGGAGGATGTCTCATTTGGTGCTGAACTCGATGGGATTGGCGGCCACCGTCATAACCGGAGCCCGCGGTCTAAGGAGAGGTTGGAGATCGGCAGAGATGAGATTTCACCGCCGCTGACCTCGTCCGTCGCTTCTTCTTTAGGCGGGAAGATGGATACATTGGAGAATTTAATAAGGGCTGAAGCAGCTACCAGGATGAAAAGTTTTAGGATAATTGAAGACGAGGAAGTGCTTGCTCCCATGAGGGCGAAGCTCAAGGCGACGAATTTGTTGATGCAGCTGATCTCGTGCGGGTCGATCTCTGTGAAGGGCCACCACCACAGCTTCGGTTTCGTGCCGACATACCGGCCGAGGTTCACTCAAGCTAACTTCACCTTGCCGATGTTTTCCAATCCAATGGTGCTGGGAGAGCTCGACTGCCGGTCAGACAATTCGAGGGCGCCGGGGCTGCGGCTGGAAGAGAAGGAGTACTTTGGCAGGACCTTGATTGAAGATAAGAAGCACAAGGAGGAAATGGGAGCTTCTTCCTCTGATGAGGACAG